A genomic region of Homalodisca vitripennis isolate AUS2020 chromosome 5, UT_GWSS_2.1, whole genome shotgun sequence contains the following coding sequences:
- the LOC124363420 gene encoding protein TonB-like, which produces MRYLAWTLVVIIVWGFSANSSLADTALEENQVEAIAEEEDASLPEDLLESETEEEGLNTTGLETRRRHIRKPQPKPAPPPAPKPKPKPKPKTKPTAKSTPKPQQKQLKPKPKKEETTDVPDETTDVQDETSDGQYDTSNLDERRNSDPGRFDQQPPIQDAVNVSGA; this is translated from the exons ATGAGATATTTGGCATGGACTCTGGTGGTGATCATAGTGTGGGGCTTTTCG GCAAACTCAAGCCTTGCAGATACTGCGTTAGAAGAAAACCAAGTAGAGGCAATCGCTGAAGAAGAGGACGCGAGTCTTCCCGAAGATTTACTCGAGAGCGAGACGGAGGAGGAAGGACTGAACACCACCGGACTTGAAACCCGCCGAAGACACATCAGAAAACCACAGCCTAAGCCAGCGCCACCGCCAGCGCCAAAGccaaaaccaaaaccaaaaccaaaaacaaaaccTACAGCAAAGTCAACACCAAAACCGCAACAAAAACAACTAAAACCAAAGCCAAAAAAA GAGGAAACAACAGATGTTCCAGATGAAACAACAGATGTTCAAGATGAAACATCTGATGGTCAATATGATACATCAAATCTTGATGAACGGCGGAACAGTGATCCAGGAAGGTTCGATCAGCAGCCACCCATCCAGGACGCAGTCAATGTCAGCggtgcttga
- the LOC124361996 gene encoding uncharacterized protein LOC124361996, with amino-acid sequence MRYLAWTLVVIIVWGFSANSSLADTALEENQVEAIAEEEDASLPEDLLEGETEEEGLNTTGLETRRRPSWRRRKPRPKHKLKPKPKLKPKPKLKPKKKLKLKPKLKPKPKTKPKYTADPKNDGSWNQFTQSFLHAVVEGVGSELGHQAVDTLLTCRQQLIEKNSTSLSDCVPFINLQNDLQEKETNGQEETTDVPDETTDVQDETSDGQYDTSNLDERRNSDPGRFDQQPPIQDAVNVSGA; translated from the exons ATGAGATATTTGGCATGGACTCTGGTGGTGATCATAGTGTGGGGCTTTTCG GCAAACTCAAGCCTTGCAGATACTGCGTTAGAAGAAAACCAAGTAGAGGCAATCGCTGAAGAAGAGGACGCGAGTCTTCCCGAAGATTTACTCGAGGGCGAGACGGAGGAGGAAGGACTGAACACCACCGGACTTGAAACCCGCCGAAGACCCTCCTGGCGAAGACGAAAACCTCGGCCTAAGCATAAACTAAAACCAAAGCCAAAATTAAAACCAAAGCCAAAACTAAaaccaaagaaaaaactaaaactaaagccaaaactaaaaccaaagccaaaaacaaaacctaaatacaCTGCTGATCCGAAAAATGACGGATCTTGGAACCAATTTACCCAATCATTTTTACATGCAGTAGTTGAAGGAGTGGGGTCTGAATTAGGACATCAAGCTGTAGATACCTTACTGACATGTCGACAACAACTAATAGAAAAAAATAGCACTAGTCTTAGTGACTGTGTACCGTTTATTAACTTACAAAATGATTTGCAAGAGAAAGAAACAAATGGACAGGAGGAAACAACAGATGTTCCAGATGAAACAACAGATGTTCAAGATGAAACATCTGATGGTCAATATGATACATCAAATCTTGATGAACGGCGGAACAGTGATCCAGGAAGGTTCGATCAGCAGCCACCCATCCAGGACGCAGTCAATGTCAGCggtgcttga